Proteins encoded in a region of the Glycine soja cultivar W05 unplaced genomic scaffold, ASM419377v2 Super-Scaffold_78, whole genome shotgun sequence genome:
- the LOC114404083 gene encoding reticulon-like protein B21: protein MTHLSTDCQVERRVEKEDKLGMEVGEKRVGVRGSVVAAGSVWESRMKSDEVRGGIKVFNAEENPEENSGAKLKRNPIGCGKRKTWKSESSEGSENNTHNNSCNSKIPIQCKELSNSCSSDGIKKSPIHTRKIAAFGDKFERGPIHTRKMRSEAHKSGELDEGNERTSAQLRKTKSDSISKKKTASSSGGSSIQLRKTKSEATDQKIEVENGKNDDENCVDLDYLCQEKVISSSSDNVAQGCSTELSVDAAAAADVDVVAVADEEEEEEVEIEMVKEISIPEYKVEVAVKEPESNDEVVVVENEQGKKVVVNEPEKKVVVVVVNEQEPTKILKEQEPKKILNEPEPKRVVSAHMRFHHRNERKPISVPLAMKQSPTIRRNSTSHQNFSKTNSIPKATTEHRCFPQTQSKLQSLVELIMWRDVSRSAFVFGFGSFIIVSSSYAKDINLSIISVMSYISLVYLAVIFLYRSLICRGIINVEDSNYVVGEEDAIWMLKLILPYLNEFLSKLKALFSGDPGTTIKLAVLLFVLARCGSYITVWKMAKFGFFGVFTVPKICSSYSAQLTEYGNFWIRRFRDAWDSCTHKKAVALGIFGLVWNLSSVVARIWAVFVLFAAFRYYQQHYLVRDEWGEDEAGCDETWQDPVGVRPKQGPATNFSDTNKIKKGF from the exons ATGACCCATTTGAGTACTGATTGCCAGGTAGAAAGGAGGGtagaaaaagaagataaattggGGATGGAAGTGGGGGAAAAGAGGGTAGGGGTTAGAGGGAGTGTGGTTGCAGCAGGGTCAGTGTGGGAGAGCAGGATGAAGAGTGATGAAGTTAGAGGGGGGATCAAGGTGTTCAATGCAGAAGAAAACCCTGAAGAAAATAGTGGTgccaaattgaaaagaaatccaATTGGATGTGGAAAGAGGAAAACATGGAAATCAGAGAGTTCTGAGGGGTCAGAAAATAATACTCATAATAATAGTTGTAATAGTAAGATCCCAATTCAGTGTAAGGAGCTGAGCAATTCTTGTTCCTCTGATGGAATCAAGAAGAGCCCAATTCACACCAGAAAGATTGCTGCTTTTGGAGATAAGTTTGAGAGAGGTCCAATTCATACCAGAAAGATGAGATCTGAGGCACACAAGAGTGGTGAATTGGATGAGGGGAATGAGAGGACTTCAGCACAATTGAGGAAGACGAAGTCAGATTCAATCTCCAAGAAGAAGACTGCTTCTTCTTCTGGTGGCAGCTCAATTCAGTTGAGGAAGACCAAATCCGAAGCAACGGATCAAAAGATTGAGGTTGAGAATGGGAAGAATGATGATGAAAATTGTGTGGATTTGGATTATTTGTGTCAAGAGAAAGTGATTTCTAGTAGCTCGGATAATGTGGCTCAAGGTTGTTCAACAGAATTGTCGGTtgatgctgctgctgctgctgatgttgatgttgttgctgttgctgatgaagaagaggaagaggaggttGAGATTGAGATGGTGAAGGAAATTAGTATTCCAGAATACAAGGTTGAGGTTGCTGTGAAGGAACCAGAAAGTAatgatgaggttgttgttgttgagaatGAACAAGGCAAGAAGGTTGTTGTGAATGAACCAGAAAAGAAGGTGGTGGTTGTGGTTGTGAATGAGCAAGAACCTACGAAGATTCTGAAGGAACAAGAACCTAAGAAGATTCTGAATGAACCAGAACCTAAGAGGGTTGTGAGTGCCCACATGCGATTTCATCacagaaatgaaagaaagccaaTTTCTGTCCCTCTTGCTATGAAGCAATCTCCAACAATTAGAAGGAACTCCACAAGTCACCAAAATTTCTCCAAAACTAACTCAA TTCCAAAAGCAACAACAGAACATCGCTGCTTTCCACAAACCCAAAGCAAGTTGCAGAGTCTAG TGGAATTAATCATGTGGAGAGATGTTTCAAGATCAGCATTTGTGTTTGGATTTGGATCATTCATCATAGTCTCATCTTCTTATGCAAAGGATATCAATCTAAG TATTATTTCAGTGATGTCCTATATAAGTCTTGTTTATCTCGCTGTTATCTTCCTATATAGATCCTTAATTTGCAG GGGGATCATAAACGTTGAGGACTCAAATTATGTTGTGGGAGAAGAAGATGCAATTTGGATGCTAAAATTAATCCTCCCTTACTTGAATGAGTTCCTATCAAAACTCAAAGCCTTGTTTTCTGGAGATCCAGGTACCACAATAAag TTGGCAGTGTTGCTCTTTGTTTTGGCCAGATGTGGCAGCTACATAACCGTTTGGAAGATGGCCAAATTTG GCTTCTTTGGAGTTTTTACTGTACCAAAGATATGCTCTTCGTATTCTGCACAGTTAACTGAATATG GAAATTTTTGGATTCGTCGATTCCGGGATGCATGGGATTCATGCACTCACAAGAAAGCCGTGGCTCTTGGCATCTTCGGGCTTGTATGGAATTTATCATCAGTTGTTGCTCGCATTTGGGCAG TGTTCGTACTATTTGCAGCCTTCAGATATTATCAACAACATTATTTGGTGAGAGATGAATGGGGGGAAGATGAAGCAGGATGTGATGAAACATGGCAAGACCCTGTTGGAGTTAGACCGAAACAAGGACCTGCAACCAACTTTAGTGAtaccaataaaataaagaaagggTTCTAA